The following coding sequences are from one Phycisphaerales bacterium window:
- the pyrG gene encoding CTP synthase (glutamine hydrolyzing): MLHSIMHPKSNTSDDAPGHQADGRAGSSLLQSTSRSVANSEFHSPEPDGYQRGRHHFVVVLGTVMSGLGKGIFSSSLAKLCKDKGLSVAPIKLEGYLNIDSGTLNPYRHGEVFVLDDGTECDMDLGTYERMLDQNLTHRNFTTAGKIYTDILAKERQGGFLGRDVQMIPHVTGEVKRQLRELAMTGGPNGGSADIVFVEVGGTVGDYENGFYIEALRELAFEEGAGSVCFVALTYILEPKTLGEQKSKAAQLGIKRLMETGIQPHMIACRADHLVSDTVQEKIAMFSNVPQRRVFSMHDRDSIYSIPDSMRAEGLDREVLTVLDLHHRVDSRKEDRARANWQDFTGMLSGRRKHSIKIGILGKYAALRDAYASIDKAIEHASAHLSADTDVSWIDISDVNPDNVADRLKGIDGVIVPGGFGERGVEGKIACVEYVRNSGIPFLGICLGFQVAVIEFARHVVDLKDAHSTEFIPSADQAVISELPDQKAIEGLGGTMRLGGQDVQVTSKTLASFLYAGQAAVRERFRHRYEVDPGYIEAMTSKGLIFSGVHPSQPIMQIMELPQTVHPYFIGCQFHPELTSRPLAPHPMFCGLLANAIAHAYPNLAASAISTRWLLPIANGGGSSSDTKTVPSAV, from the coding sequence GTGCTACACTCCATCATGCACCCCAAGTCAAACACATCTGACGACGCCCCGGGCCACCAAGCGGATGGACGGGCGGGTTCTTCGTTATTACAAAGCACCAGCCGCTCAGTTGCTAATAGTGAATTCCACTCGCCAGAGCCGGATGGCTATCAGCGCGGCCGCCATCACTTTGTTGTTGTACTTGGCACAGTTATGTCTGGCCTGGGCAAAGGAATCTTTAGTTCTTCTTTAGCCAAGCTTTGCAAGGACAAAGGCCTTTCTGTTGCTCCAATCAAACTTGAAGGCTACCTCAATATTGACTCGGGGACTCTGAATCCTTATCGCCATGGTGAGGTCTTTGTGCTGGATGACGGCACTGAGTGCGACATGGATCTTGGCACCTACGAACGCATGCTTGACCAAAACCTCACGCATCGAAATTTTACAACTGCAGGCAAGATCTACACTGACATCCTAGCCAAGGAACGCCAAGGCGGATTCCTTGGACGAGACGTACAGATGATTCCTCATGTGACTGGCGAGGTAAAAAGGCAGTTGCGAGAATTGGCGATGACTGGTGGCCCTAACGGAGGCTCAGCAGACATTGTCTTTGTTGAGGTTGGCGGCACCGTCGGTGATTATGAGAATGGCTTTTATATTGAAGCGCTCCGTGAATTAGCTTTCGAAGAGGGTGCAGGCTCTGTTTGCTTTGTAGCGCTCACTTACATTCTCGAGCCCAAAACATTGGGCGAGCAGAAATCAAAAGCAGCCCAACTTGGCATCAAGAGATTGATGGAGACAGGAATACAGCCACACATGATTGCTTGTCGGGCTGACCACCTCGTGTCAGATACCGTCCAGGAGAAAATTGCGATGTTTTCGAACGTGCCTCAGCGGCGCGTTTTCTCAATGCACGATCGTGATTCAATCTATTCAATCCCTGATTCGATGCGAGCTGAGGGGCTTGATAGAGAAGTGTTGACGGTATTGGATCTGCACCATCGTGTGGATTCACGCAAGGAAGATCGGGCAAGAGCAAATTGGCAAGACTTTACAGGCATGCTCTCTGGTCGGCGTAAGCATTCAATCAAAATCGGCATCTTGGGAAAATATGCGGCACTCCGTGATGCATACGCGTCGATCGACAAAGCGATTGAGCATGCTTCGGCGCATCTTTCAGCAGACACTGATGTCTCCTGGATCGACATCTCAGATGTGAACCCTGATAATGTTGCAGATCGACTAAAAGGAATTGACGGTGTCATCGTGCCTGGTGGCTTCGGCGAACGAGGCGTGGAAGGCAAGATCGCATGTGTTGAATACGTGCGCAATTCAGGGATCCCCTTCCTAGGGATTTGCCTTGGCTTTCAGGTTGCAGTGATCGAATTTGCACGCCATGTTGTGGACCTGAAGGATGCTCATTCGACTGAGTTTATTCCCTCTGCCGATCAAGCTGTGATATCAGAACTTCCTGACCAAAAAGCCATTGAAGGGCTCGGCGGGACCATGCGCCTTGGTGGCCAAGATGTGCAAGTAACAAGCAAGACCTTGGCTTCCTTTTTGTATGCGGGCCAGGCCGCGGTGCGAGAACGTTTTCGCCATCGCTATGAAGTTGATCCCGGCTACATAGAGGCCATGACCTCAAAGGGACTGATTTTCTCTGGCGTGCATCCAAGCCAACCAATCATGCAAATCATGGAGCTGCCTCAGACGGTGCATCCTTATTTCATTGGGTGTCAATTTCATCCCGAGCTCACCAGCCGGCCGCTGGCCCCCCACCCGATGTTCTGTGGCCTCCTGGCCAATGCGATTGCGCACGCCTATCCCAACCTGGCTGCATCAGCGATTTCCACACGATGGCTACTGCCCATTGCCAACGGTGGTGGCAGCTCATCAGATACGAAAACAGTTCCATCAGCGGTCTGA
- a CDS encoding ROK family protein → MRIGIDLGGTKIEGIALDHAGAELLRHRVPTPAAHYDSILAEIKNLVLYLENHLGSADSVGVGSPGAISAVTGLLKNSNTVCLNGKPLDVDLEKILDRKIQLANDANCFALSESIDGAAAGARCVFGVILGTGVGGAICIDQKPVVGANSIAGEWGHNPMPWPTSQETPGPDCYCGRQGCLETFLSGKGMTQDYVSLGGAPLDAAEIYLRAEAGEPLAQKSVHHYEERLAKAIATVVNILDPDVVVLGGGLSNMTRLYNRIPELWGQWIFSDAIATRLVKNQHGDSSGVRGAAMLQ, encoded by the coding sequence ATGCGAATCGGAATCGATCTCGGTGGGACAAAGATTGAAGGCATTGCTCTTGATCATGCTGGCGCCGAGCTGTTGCGGCATCGTGTGCCTACGCCAGCAGCTCACTACGACTCAATCTTGGCTGAAATCAAGAATCTAGTCCTTTACTTAGAGAATCACTTAGGCAGCGCGGATTCGGTCGGTGTCGGATCACCTGGAGCGATATCCGCTGTCACTGGATTGCTCAAGAACTCGAACACGGTCTGCTTGAATGGCAAGCCCCTTGATGTCGATCTCGAGAAGATCCTTGATAGGAAGATTCAATTGGCCAATGATGCCAACTGCTTCGCACTGTCCGAATCAATCGATGGAGCTGCAGCAGGGGCCAGATGTGTCTTTGGTGTGATTCTTGGCACTGGTGTAGGTGGTGCAATCTGTATTGACCAAAAACCAGTTGTTGGAGCGAACTCTATTGCTGGTGAGTGGGGGCATAATCCAATGCCTTGGCCGACAAGCCAAGAGACACCAGGGCCCGATTGTTATTGTGGCCGACAAGGGTGCTTAGAAACCTTTCTCTCTGGCAAGGGTATGACTCAAGACTATGTATCGCTTGGCGGGGCGCCTCTGGATGCAGCTGAAATCTATCTGCGTGCCGAAGCGGGTGAGCCGCTGGCGCAAAAGTCCGTCCATCACTATGAAGAGCGTCTTGCAAAGGCCATTGCAACTGTGGTCAACATTCTGGATCCTGATGTTGTCGTGCTGGGAGGCGGCCTCTCTAATATGACTCGACTCTACAATCGCATTCCCGAATTGTGGGGACAGTGGATTTTCAGTGATGCAATTGCCACACGCCTCGTCAAAAACCAGCATGGTGATTCCAGTGGTGTACGAGGGGCCGCGATGCTTCAGTAG
- a CDS encoding PHB depolymerase family esterase, giving the protein MLKLFILLVCAMPAVTASAQNISFQHDGLDRRYRIHIPDSLPGNSPLVVALHGYGGNNNDMMNNYGWTELADEEGFVVVFPNGTRDQSNNRFWDVDYDFHQGIDIDDDGFLSSLAIHLQNLHGLDPERTFVTGFSNGAEMCIQLACREPETFTAFAPIIGMMLDTLFTNCNPAVVRPILSMNGTSDSVTLYKGDMNNSGGWGAYRSIPETMAFWADIMETPTMTRTFLPNSDPNDGSTVRLDIYTSTEHDRSLWYYLVIGGGHDYPGQWGNMDIDATREAWNFFKLIDPCTDCIVDCNDNGIADSDDIAMGEGADINGDLLLDECAWECPGDIDRNGITDVEDFSIFLIQYGGSGTADIAGGGPSGNGPDGTVDLTDFSAFLVSFGCVVSD; this is encoded by the coding sequence ATGCTGAAGCTATTTATTCTTCTTGTCTGCGCGATGCCTGCTGTCACTGCAAGTGCACAAAATATTTCATTCCAGCACGATGGACTCGACCGGAGGTATCGGATTCATATTCCGGACTCACTTCCGGGAAATTCGCCGCTGGTCGTGGCGCTGCATGGGTATGGCGGTAACAACAACGACATGATGAATAACTATGGCTGGACGGAGCTTGCCGACGAGGAAGGCTTCGTTGTGGTGTTTCCCAACGGCACGCGCGACCAGTCCAACAATCGATTCTGGGATGTCGACTACGACTTTCATCAGGGAATCGATATCGACGATGATGGCTTTCTCTCTTCACTTGCCATTCATCTTCAGAACCTGCATGGTCTTGACCCAGAGCGAACCTTCGTCACCGGATTCTCGAATGGAGCGGAGATGTGCATCCAGCTCGCCTGCCGAGAACCAGAAACCTTCACCGCTTTTGCCCCAATCATCGGCATGATGCTCGACACCCTCTTCACAAACTGCAACCCCGCGGTAGTCCGGCCGATTCTGTCGATGAATGGAACCTCCGACTCAGTCACGCTCTACAAGGGGGACATGAACAACAGCGGTGGATGGGGTGCCTATCGATCGATCCCTGAAACGATGGCGTTCTGGGCGGACATCATGGAGACGCCCACGATGACTCGGACGTTCCTGCCTAACTCGGATCCTAACGATGGAAGTACGGTCAGGCTCGATATCTACACCTCGACCGAACATGATCGGTCGCTCTGGTACTACCTGGTGATCGGGGGCGGGCATGATTATCCCGGCCAGTGGGGCAACATGGATATCGATGCGACTCGAGAAGCATGGAACTTCTTCAAGTTGATTGATCCGTGCACAGATTGCATTGTTGACTGCAATGACAACGGTATTGCTGATTCAGACGATATTGCAATGGGAGAAGGCGCAGATATCAATGGAGATCTTCTTTTAGATGAATGTGCTTGGGAATGCCCTGGTGATATCGACCGCAACGGGATTACTGATGTGGAAGACTTTTCTATCTTCTTGATTCAGTATGGTGGCTCGGGTACAGCTGACATTGCTGGCGGTGGACCTAGCGGCAACGGTCCAGATGGAACCGTAGACCTGACTGATTTTTCTGCTTTCCTTGTCAGCTTCGGCTGTGTTGTTTCGGACTAA
- a CDS encoding GC-type dockerin domain-anchored protein, whose product MHTCLRLIPVILVLGMMANTSFGQSDCGGGLGADVVVSDIPNGRGYGSLDGNAAFSIATIAANIGTEQLWWHDNSNEKPVISQHVYVLKDGRLRQIGIGWLKHGFGALQQAYCECVPSGSFYELGVGCADTYTSGLNGNQSLLGPRFEVNAHSGYHPWPATDYNQTGDVTYKRLRVSESEIVEGLNDETKYFATSLYISLDDATNQNGDNNESYRRMYFDTSSNGDWDIDISSSHDPQVGQAAVRIWQDHDPEVVETDVRVNHEGLVIAAGKATDLGNGVWHYEYAVENLNSHRSIRSFKVPIDPSVNVTNIGFNDVNYHSGEPFDATDWPGFVHPTGHILWATSTYEENPNANAIRWGTTYNFWFDAEVAPEDGVIEMDLFRPQTVRGQGNSVTAQMVVPGNTTVVNFDCNANGVEDADDITTGTSADINGDLLPDECVWECPGDIDRNGITDVDDFSVFLIQFGGSGTADIAGGGASGNGPDGTVDLTDFSAFLVSFGCVVSD is encoded by the coding sequence ATGCATACTTGCTTACGATTGATTCCTGTGATCTTGGTTTTGGGCATGATGGCCAATACCTCCTTTGGTCAAAGTGATTGTGGTGGAGGTCTTGGTGCTGATGTTGTTGTGAGCGACATCCCCAACGGCCGTGGCTACGGAAGCCTAGATGGAAATGCAGCTTTTAGCATTGCAACAATCGCCGCAAATATCGGCACTGAACAATTGTGGTGGCACGATAATTCAAATGAAAAACCAGTGATCTCCCAACATGTTTATGTTCTTAAGGATGGGCGACTGCGCCAGATTGGCATTGGTTGGCTCAAGCATGGGTTTGGGGCACTACAGCAGGCATACTGTGAATGTGTACCCTCTGGTAGCTTTTATGAACTCGGTGTTGGTTGCGCCGACACCTATACCAGTGGGCTCAATGGCAACCAAAGTCTGCTCGGGCCGCGATTTGAAGTCAATGCGCACAGTGGCTATCACCCCTGGCCAGCGACGGACTATAACCAGACTGGTGATGTGACGTATAAGCGCCTACGAGTAAGCGAAAGTGAGATTGTTGAGGGGCTCAACGACGAAACAAAATATTTTGCCACCTCGCTTTATATCTCTCTGGATGATGCCACCAATCAAAATGGCGACAACAACGAATCGTATCGGCGCATGTATTTCGATACGTCAAGCAATGGTGATTGGGATATTGATATCAGCAGTAGCCATGATCCTCAGGTTGGCCAGGCAGCGGTACGGATCTGGCAAGATCACGATCCCGAGGTTGTCGAAACCGACGTGCGCGTGAATCATGAAGGCCTTGTGATTGCCGCTGGTAAGGCGACTGATCTTGGCAATGGCGTGTGGCACTATGAATACGCTGTCGAAAATCTCAATAGTCACCGAAGCATTCGGTCCTTTAAGGTGCCTATTGATCCAAGTGTCAATGTCACCAACATTGGCTTCAATGATGTTAATTACCATAGCGGCGAACCATTTGATGCCACCGACTGGCCTGGCTTTGTTCATCCAACGGGGCACATTTTGTGGGCAACTTCAACCTATGAAGAGAACCCAAATGCCAATGCCATTCGCTGGGGTACCACCTACAATTTCTGGTTTGACGCCGAAGTTGCACCGGAAGATGGGGTGATAGAAATGGATTTGTTCCGCCCCCAGACTGTTCGTGGGCAGGGAAATTCCGTCACCGCTCAAATGGTGGTTCCAGGCAACACAACTGTTGTCAACTTTGACTGCAACGCAAATGGCGTTGAAGATGCAGATGATATTACGACCGGGACAAGCGCAGATATCAATGGAGATCTCCTTCCAGATGAATGCGTTTGGGAGTGCCCTGGAGATATCGACCGCAACGGCATTACTGATGTGGACGACTTCTCTGTCTTCCTGATTCAGTTTGGTGGCTCGGGTACAGCTGACATTGCTGGCGGTGGAGCCAGTGGCAACGGCCCAGATGGAACCGTAGACCTGACTGATTTTTCTGCTTTCCTTGTCAGCTTCGGCTGTGTTGTTTCGGACTAA
- a CDS encoding PQQ-dependent sugar dehydrogenase, producing the protein MHIRRGKFVGSGCIAAMACGLFPLATSAQECGQVGPDVVVFELPSMNSYGSEGNVAAFSVGTTSLNAGDTPLWWRSGTNEKPVITQNIYRLCNGRLEHLGQSWLKHGFFALQGNFCECDPDDDGSELGPGCTDPYGAGLNGDQGGMGPKYEINAYEGSHIAAADCLSCTGDTVFKRIQIPHADLDPALNDGCLYFATAQYISPDDAAAGNHFNNESYRPATVSQTSSSYTMQVTGSTQIGQSAAQIWQDYDASVTETDIFIPDEGLLIMAAKATETSPGVWRYEYALQNLNSHQSVQSLSIPFADGANIFNVGFSDVDYHSGEPYDLTDWGSNVDSGSNTITWTTDSYSSNPNANALRWGTMYNFWFDANVEPGSSTGLASMGLFRPPSTRAGATSVSGLTVLPLGDSSVADCNGNGIDDFDEIANGTVADCNSNSVPDECEDLGTCTVVLNQVASGFTTPTYVCSPPGDFDRLFVVEQDGLIKILNLSDGTTNSTPFLDITGLTNGSGERGLLGMAFHPNYDSNGKFYVNYTNGSGNTVIAGYEVSSGNPDVANSSSATNILGITQDFSNHNGGCLTFGPDGYLYIGMGDGGSGGDPNNRAQSSNSLLGKMLRLDVDNPGGNYIPADNPYVGSSERDEIWAFGVRNPWRFSFDRLTGDMYIGDVGQDAREEISFEIADSGGGYNFGWRCYEGDANYNTSGCSSSSAYTFPILDYAHSGGVCTVVGGYVYRGCDIPGLQGTYFYAEYCADWIRSFDYDPASDSLSNEQDWTSSLGWSGSNGAIISFGEDAAGELYIVTSSGRIYKFACDDGGTDPVCGNGIVEQGEECDDGNNDAGDGCFNCQFEDLGDNNDCGGAVLVSDGVWPVDTTNATTDGPSETGCKWDGSYNDIWYLYEACGSGTLTVSTCNQVNYDSDLMIYSGDNCATMTLLECQDDTDGCSGYSSILNAEVVAGEMYTIRVGGWDESEAGTGTMTITGPGDSPCNSEPKDCNGNLIDDDEDIASGTSEDCNLNGIPDECDIDSGAFADFEGGPVGNLQNGSIVMAENNCAFCHLPDGSGQTGPNIQNASRSFLWVKLAPGTSHAGGSHELTEQEFADLEAHLSQNGGRGRPDGILDDCAAVLSDCDLDGVSDGAAMEAAFLAGSYLDINYDGLPDDCTWPTCSADFDRDGIVGLSDFSMLLLFYGTPGPPDIAGAGKGGTQPNGVVDLADFSQLLIDWGCTSD; encoded by the coding sequence ATGCACATAAGAAGAGGCAAGTTCGTGGGGTCCGGATGTATTGCGGCGATGGCGTGTGGTCTTTTCCCATTAGCAACCTCAGCGCAAGAGTGTGGTCAAGTTGGCCCGGACGTTGTGGTCTTCGAGTTGCCAAGCATGAATAGCTATGGCTCAGAGGGTAACGTTGCCGCATTTTCGGTTGGCACCACATCTCTGAATGCGGGCGACACACCATTATGGTGGCGTTCAGGCACAAACGAAAAACCAGTGATCACTCAAAATATCTACCGACTTTGTAATGGTCGGCTCGAACATCTTGGCCAAAGTTGGCTCAAGCATGGGTTCTTCGCACTTCAAGGAAACTTTTGCGAGTGCGATCCAGATGATGATGGTTCTGAATTAGGTCCAGGATGTACTGATCCATACGGCGCCGGTCTCAATGGTGACCAAGGCGGCATGGGCCCAAAGTATGAAATCAATGCATATGAAGGTAGCCATATTGCAGCTGCCGACTGCCTCAGTTGTACTGGCGATACGGTTTTTAAGCGTATTCAGATTCCGCATGCTGACTTGGATCCAGCGCTGAATGACGGCTGCCTCTACTTCGCCACGGCTCAGTACATCTCTCCAGACGATGCTGCAGCGGGCAATCACTTTAACAATGAGTCTTATCGACCAGCAACTGTAAGCCAGACATCGAGCTCGTACACAATGCAGGTAACTGGATCCACCCAAATAGGGCAATCTGCTGCTCAGATTTGGCAGGACTATGACGCAAGCGTGACCGAAACAGACATCTTTATCCCGGATGAAGGCCTCCTGATTATGGCGGCAAAGGCGACTGAAACATCGCCTGGTGTATGGCGGTACGAATACGCATTGCAGAATTTGAATTCACATCAAAGTGTCCAAAGCCTGTCTATTCCTTTTGCAGATGGCGCCAATATCTTCAATGTTGGCTTCTCGGATGTTGATTACCACAGCGGTGAGCCATACGACCTCACGGACTGGGGCAGTAATGTTGATTCTGGCAGTAATACAATCACTTGGACCACGGATAGCTACAGCTCAAATCCAAATGCAAATGCGCTTCGCTGGGGCACCATGTACAACTTCTGGTTCGATGCAAATGTTGAACCGGGCTCGAGTACTGGCCTGGCATCCATGGGATTGTTCCGCCCACCATCGACGCGAGCTGGAGCAACCTCTGTCTCCGGCCTGACTGTGCTGCCTCTTGGTGATAGTTCAGTGGCCGACTGCAATGGAAATGGCATTGATGACTTCGATGAAATTGCCAACGGTACGGTTGCAGATTGCAACAGCAATAGTGTCCCCGATGAATGCGAAGATCTTGGTACCTGCACTGTGGTACTCAATCAAGTTGCCTCGGGATTCACAACGCCAACCTATGTCTGCTCGCCACCAGGTGATTTTGATCGCCTCTTTGTTGTTGAGCAAGATGGCTTGATCAAGATCTTAAATCTCAGCGATGGTACGACCAATAGCACGCCGTTCCTCGATATCACAGGGCTAACCAACGGTTCTGGTGAACGAGGCTTGCTCGGCATGGCATTCCATCCAAACTATGACAGCAATGGCAAGTTCTATGTGAACTACACCAACGGCAGCGGTAATACAGTCATCGCTGGATATGAAGTTTCGAGCGGCAATCCGGATGTCGCTAATTCGAGTAGCGCAACCAACATCTTGGGCATCACCCAAGATTTCTCGAACCATAATGGTGGCTGCCTTACCTTTGGCCCAGATGGCTATCTTTATATTGGCATGGGCGATGGCGGCAGTGGTGGCGACCCGAATAACAGAGCACAAAGCAGCAATAGCCTATTAGGTAAAATGCTGCGTCTCGATGTGGATAATCCAGGGGGAAATTATATTCCTGCTGACAATCCCTATGTAGGCTCCTCGGAACGAGATGAGATTTGGGCCTTTGGGGTGCGCAATCCCTGGAGATTTAGCTTTGACCGATTGACCGGTGATATGTATATCGGCGATGTCGGCCAGGACGCGCGGGAGGAAATCAGCTTTGAAATAGCTGATAGCGGTGGCGGTTACAACTTCGGATGGAGATGCTATGAGGGAGATGCGAACTACAACACGTCTGGATGTAGTTCTTCTTCAGCTTATACCTTCCCGATTCTCGATTATGCTCATAGTGGCGGCGTTTGCACAGTGGTCGGTGGCTATGTCTATCGCGGCTGCGATATTCCTGGGCTGCAAGGCACTTATTTTTACGCCGAGTACTGTGCCGATTGGATCCGCAGCTTTGACTATGATCCGGCATCGGACTCGCTGAGTAATGAGCAGGACTGGACCAGTTCTTTGGGTTGGTCGGGCTCCAATGGCGCCATTATTTCATTCGGTGAAGATGCTGCTGGCGAACTCTATATCGTTACCAGCTCTGGTCGTATTTATAAGTTCGCTTGTGATGACGGCGGCACTGATCCTGTCTGTGGAAATGGCATCGTTGAGCAGGGCGAGGAATGTGACGATGGCAACAATGATGCTGGCGACGGCTGCTTCAATTGTCAGTTCGAAGACCTTGGTGATAACAACGATTGTGGTGGCGCTGTTCTAGTCAGCGATGGCGTATGGCCTGTTGATACAACCAATGCAACCACTGATGGCCCAAGTGAAACCGGCTGTAAGTGGGATGGCTCCTATAACGATATCTGGTATCTCTACGAAGCTTGTGGGAGCGGCACACTCACTGTGAGCACCTGCAATCAAGTGAACTACGATTCTGATCTCATGATCTACTCTGGTGATAATTGTGCCACAATGACGCTCCTTGAATGTCAGGATGACACCGATGGGTGTTCTGGCTATTCCTCGATTCTCAATGCTGAAGTGGTCGCTGGCGAGATGTATACCATCAGAGTTGGTGGCTGGGATGAGTCAGAAGCAGGTACTGGCACGATGACTATTACGGGTCCTGGTGATAGTCCTTGCAACAGCGAGCCCAAAGACTGCAACGGCAATCTTATTGATGATGATGAAGACATCGCCAGTGGCACCAGTGAGGACTGCAACCTCAATGGTATTCCTGATGAATGTGATATCGACAGTGGCGCCTTTGCCGACTTCGAAGGTGGACCTGTTGGCAATTTACAGAATGGTTCCATCGTGATGGCCGAAAACAACTGTGCTTTCTGTCACCTTCCTGATGGCAGTGGGCAGACTGGTCCTAATATCCAGAATGCGTCACGCTCCTTCTTGTGGGTGAAGCTCGCTCCAGGGACATCTCACGCAGGTGGCTCTCATGAGCTGACTGAGCAGGAGTTCGCAGACCTTGAAGCCCATCTTTCGCAGAATGGTGGACGAGGCCGACCGGATGGTATTCTTGATGATTGCGCCGCCGTCTTGAGTGACTGTGATCTTGATGGAGTCAGCGATGGCGCTGCGATGGAAGCAGCATTCTTGGCTGGCTCTTACTTGGATATCAATTACGATGGCCTTCCTGATGATTGCACATGGCCAACATGTTCCGCAGACTTCGATCGTGATGGAATTGTTGGGCTGTCTGACTTCAGTATGCTGCTGCTCTTTTATGGCACTCCAGGCCCACCAGATATTGCGGGTGCTGGCAAGGGTGGCACGCAACCAAATGGCGTCGTCGACCTTGCTGACTTCTCACAGCTTCTCATTGATTGGGGATGCACTTCAGACTAA